The proteins below come from a single Rhinolophus ferrumequinum isolate MPI-CBG mRhiFer1 chromosome 8, mRhiFer1_v1.p, whole genome shotgun sequence genomic window:
- the MARS2 gene encoding methionine--tRNA ligase, mitochondrial encodes MRPSHVLPERPLRRLGPAGTMLRISVLRLLGRALAGRVWLLAPSNPRLYSSGPLGAGDHARDAHAYFTTPIFYVNAAPHIGHLYSALLADALCRYRRLRVPSAAATRFSTGTDEHGLKIQQAAAAAGLAPTELCDRVSAQFQQLFRDAGVSSTDFIRTTEARHRRAVQHFWGVLKARGLLYKGLYEGWYCASDECFLPEAKVTRHPGPSGDSCPVSLESGHPVSWTKEENYLFRLSQFREPLQRWLRDDPQAITPEPFHHTVLQWLEEELPDLSVSRRSSHLHWGIPVPGDDSQTIYVWLDALVNYLTVIGYPNAEFKSWWPSTSHIIGKDILKFHAIYWPALLLGAGMNPPHRIYVHSHWTVCGQKMSKSLGNVVDPRTCLDRYTVDGFRYFLLRQGVPNWDCDYYDEKVVKLLDSELADALGGLLNRCTASRINPSGTYPAFCSTCFPREPGLVGPSARVQADDYALVSAVATLPKQVADHYANFQIYKALEAVSSCVRQTNGFVQRHAPWKLNWESPVDAPWLGTVLHVALECLRVFGTLLQPVTPSLADKLLSRLGVSATERGLGELHFLPRFYGHSCPFEGRKLGPESGLLFPRLDQSRAWLVKAHRT; translated from the coding sequence ATGCGCCCCTCACACGTGCTTCCAGAACGCCCACTCCGCCGTTTGGGCCCCGCCGGCACCATGCTGCGAATTTCTGTCTTGCGGTTGCTAGGACGCGCGCTGGCGGGTAGGGTCTGGCTCCTGGCGCCCTCTAACCCACGCCTCTACAGTTCGGGCCCTCTAGGTGCTGGCGACCACGCTCGCGATGCGCACGCTTACTTCACGACACCCATATTCTATGTGAACGCCGCGCCGCACATTGGACACCTGTACTCGGCGTTACTGGCGGACGCCCTGTGCCGCTACCGTCGCCTCCGAGTTCCCAGCGCCGCCGCCACGCGATTCTCCACAGGTACCGACGAGCACGGCCTGAAGATTCAGCAAGCAGCAGCCGCTGCGGGCCTGGCCCCGACCGAGCTGTGCGACCGAGTTTCGGCCCAGTTCCAGCAGCTTTTCCGGGACGCTGGCGTCTCCTCCACCGACTTCATCCGCACCACCGAGGCCCGGCACCGGAGGGCTGTGCAGCACTTCTGGGGAGTGCTGAAGGCTCGAGGTCTGCTGTACAAGGGGCTCTATGAAGGTTGGTATTGCGCTTCCGACGAGTGCTTCCTGCCTGAGGCCAAGGTCACCCGGCATCCGGGCCCGTCGGGGGATTCATGTCCTGTATCTCTCGAGAGCGGGCACCCCGTCTCCTGGACCAAGGAAGAAAACTACCTTTTCAGGCTCTCCCAATTCCGGGAGCCGCTCCAGCGGTGGCTGCGCGACGACCCTCAGGCGATCACGCCCGAGCCATTCCATCACACAGTCCTTCAGTGGCTGGAGGAGGAGCTGCCGGACCTGTCAGTCTCTCGCAGGAGTAGCCACCTACACTGGGGCATTCCGGTGCCCGGGGATGATTCGCAGACCATCTACGTATGGCTGGATGCCTTAGTCAACTACCTTACTGTCATTGGCTACCCAAATGCTGAGTTCAAGTCTTGGTGGCCAAGCACCTCTCATATCATAGGCAAGGACATTCTCAAATTCCATGCTATCTATTGGCCTGCCCTCCTCTTAGGCGCCGGCATGAACCCACCGCACCGCATCTATGTCCATTCTCACTGGACAGTCTGTGGCCAAAAGATGTCTAAGAGTTTGGGCAACGTGGTGGATCCCAGGACTTGCCTCGATCGCTATACTGTGGATGGCTTTCGCTACTTTCTCCTTCGTCAGGGCGTCCCCAACTGGGACTGTGATTACTATGATGAAAAGGTGGTCAAGTTGTTAGACTCTGAGCTGGCAGATGCTTTGGGAGGTCTCTTGAACCGATGCACTGCCAGTAGAATAAATCCTTCTGGGACTTACCCGGCCTTCTGCTCTACCTGTTTTCCCAGGGAGCCAGGGTTGGTGGGGCCATCAGCTCGTGTTCAGGCAGACGACTATGCTCTAGTGAGCGCAGTGGCCACTTTGCCCAAGCAGGTAGCAGACCACTATGCTAACTTCCAGATCTATAAGGCTCTGGAGGCAGTGTCCAGCTGTGTACGGCAAACTAATGGCTTTGTCCAAAGGCATGCACCATGGAAGTTGAACTGGGAGAGCCCAGTGGATGCTCCCTGGTTGGGTACTGTGCTTCATGTGGCCTTAGAATGTTTGCGAGTCTTTGGAACTCTGCTCCAGCCTGTCACCCCAAGCCTAGCTGACAAGCTGCTCTCCAGGCTGGGGGTCTCTGCCACAGAGAGGGGCCTTGGAGAGCTCCATTTCTTGCCTCGATTTTATGGACATTCTTGCCCTTTTGAAGGGAGGAAGCTGGGACCTGAAAGTGGGCTCTTGTTTCCACGCCTGGACCAGTCCAGGGCCTGGTTGGTGAAAGCCCATAGGACCTAG